One Thermoanaerobacter pseudethanolicus ATCC 33223 genomic window, TCTCTTCCTCCAGTCAGTTCTTCTCCTTTGCCAATGCGCAAAAAGTTGCCTAATTCTATTTCTCTTGCACACCTGGCAAGGGAGGGCTCACAAACTATTTCAGCTCTATATTTAGAAAGAGAACCTTCTTCTAAATCTTTTCTATTCTTGTACAAATACTCGCTTATTACAAGGCTTAGGACAGAATCTCCTAAAAACTCCAATCTTTCATTGCTAATCTTGCTATTTTTACCTTCGTGAGCCCATGAACTGTGAGTTAAAGCCTCTATAAGCAAATTTTTATCTTTAAAACTATAGTTTATTCTCTTTTCTAATTCAGACAAATTTTCTCTTTTCACTTCCATACCTCTTTTAAAATTTTTTAAAAAGTAATGTCCCATTATGTCCTCCAAAGCCTAAGGAATTAGAAATCGCATAATTTACTTCTTTTTCTATAGCCTCGTTAGGCACATAATTCAAATCGCACTCTGGATCAGGAGTTTCGTAATTAATAGTAGGAGGTATAATGCCATTTTTTATAGTCAAAACAGTAGCAACAGCTTCAACAGCCCCTGCTGCTCCTAACAAATGGCCTAGCATAGACTTGATAGAGCTTACATAGAGTTTATACGCATGGTCTTTAAAGACTTTCTTTATAGCCATTGTTTCAAATTTGTCGTTATATTCAGTGGAAGTTCCATGAGCATTGATATAATCTATCATGTCAAAACTTACTTTTCCGTCCTTTAAAGCTGCTTCCATTGCACGAGCAGCTCCTTCTCCTTCTGGCGCAGGAGCAGTTATGTGGTAAGCATCATCTGTAGCACCATAACCTATTATCTCTGCATAAATTTTAGCTCCTCTTTTTTGCGCATGTTCTAAAGATTCTAAAATTAAGCTTGCAGACCCTTCTCCCATTACAAAACCATCTCTATTCAAATCAAAAGGACGGGAGGCTTTTTTAGGGTCCTCATTTGTGGACATAGCTTTCATTGCACAAAAGCCTGCAAAAGACATGGGAGTTATAGCTGCTTCAGTACCACCTGTGACTATAAGTTCTGCATCTCCCCTTTGAATAGCTTTAAAAGCTTCTCCTATAGCATTAGTACTGGAAGCACAGGCATTTACTATAGTCTCGTTTATCCCTTTTAGCCCAAAAGTTATTGCAATTTGACCTGCTGCCATATTTGCTATCATCATAGGTATGAAGAAGGGACTTACTTTTCCGGGACCTTTTTCATACATAATTTTCATCTGATTTTCAAAAGTTTCAATTCCTCCTATGCCTGTACCGTAAATAACACCAAACCTGTTTAAATCAACTTTAGAAAGGTCAATTTGTGAATCCTCTAACGCCAACTTCGCGCTGGCAACAGCAAACTGGATGAACCTATCCATTCTTCTTGCTTCTTTTTTATCTATGTATAAAGTGGGTTCAAAATCTTTTACTTCTGCTGCTACCTTAGTAGGAAACTCCGACACGTCAAATTTGGTAACAGTGTCTATTCCAGACTCACCATTTATTAAAGAATTCCAAAATTTTTCTACAGTATTACCTAAAGGTGTAATGACTCCTACTCCTGTTACAACTACTCTGTTCATGAGTTAAAACCTCCAAAATAGAGTAAAATTTTATATTGCATAAAGTCCCGCAACGCGGGACCTCAATTATTCAAGATTGCTTAAGTATTCTACTACATCACCTACTGTTTTAATCTTTTCAGCATCTTCATCAGGAATTTCAATATCAAACTCTTCTTCCAGAGCCATTATGAGCTCTACTATGTCCAAAGAGTCTGCTCCTAAATCATCTATAAAAGATGACTCCATCGTTATTTCCTCTGGATCAATGCCGAGTTGTTCGGCTATTATGTCCCTTACTTTTTCAAAAATCATACCTTCTTCACCTCCTCTCAAAAATTATACATTATGATAATATTACATAACCATTCCTCCGTCAACATTTATTACTTGCCCGGTAATGTAATCTGAAGCGGGACTCGCCAAAAAAGCAACTAATTCAGCTACATCCTCCGGTTTTCCAGCTCTTTTCAAAGGAATACTCTTTAACATATTTTCTTTTATTTCATCTTTTAACACACTTGTCATATCCGTTTCAATGAAGCCGGGAGCTACAGCATTTACTGTTATTCCCCGATTTGCTAACTCTTTTGCAACAGATTTAGTAAGTCCTATCACTCCTGCTTTAGAAGCAGCATAGTTAGCTTGACCTGCATTTCCCATTATTCCCACAACTGATGTAATATTTATTATTTTCCCTTTTCTCTTTTTTATCATATACTTTGATGCAAATTTTATTACATTAAATGTACCTTTTAAATTTACATCTATTACTTGGTCCCACTCGCTTTCATCCATCTTCAAAATTAAATTGTCCTTTGTAATTCCCGCATTATTTACTACAACATCTATACTACCAAATTCTTCTACAATTTTATCTATCGCTTTTTCAACCTCATCGTATTTAGAGACGTCACATTTGACAGCCATTGCCTCTACTCCATACTCTTTTGCTTCTTTTACAACCTCTTCAGCACTTTTATCACTTTTCGAATAGTTGACGACAATATTAAATCCATCCTTTGCCAAGCGTAAAGCAATAGCACGTCCTATTCCTCTTGACCCACCTGTTATAAAAGCAGTTTTTCTTTCAGTTTCCATACTTATACCCCCAAAGCAGAGAGAGTCTTTAAAAGGGACTCCTCATCTTCAAAATTATAAGCATTTTTGGTTTTGTCAATCTTTTTAACAAAACCTGTAAGAGTTTTTCCTGGTCCTATCTCAACAAAAGTATCTACACCATCTTCAATCATTCTTTTTACAGATTGTTCCCATAGCACAGGATGACTCACCTGTTTTATGAGCAGGTCCTTCACTTGGTCTTTAGACGCATAATCAGCTGTTACATTTGATACTACTGGAATTTTTAAATCTTTTATTTCTATTTTTTCTAAGTCCCTCTCTAGGAGTTCTCCTGCTTTTTTTAACATGCTGCAGTGGAAAGGTGCGCTGACTGCTAATACTACTGCTCTTTTTGCACCTTTTTCTTTGGCTAGCTCGACAGCTTTTTCCACAGCTTTTACTTCTCCAGATATAACTAATTGTCCAGGACAGTTGTAATTAGCAGGTTCTACTATTCCAACTTGTGATACAGTACGGCAAATCTCTTCTACTACTTCATTTTCAAGTCCCAGTATTGCTGCCATAGTACCCACTCCTTGGGGTACTACTTCCTGCATATACTTTCCTCTGTTTTTCACTAAACGAACCGCATCTTCAAAATCTAAAGCTTCAGCCAATACTAAAGAGGAATACTCTCCTAAGCTCAATCCTGCAGTAACCTCAGCCTTTATTCCTCTCTTTTGCAAAACCTTTGTTAAAGCAACAGAAACCGTTAAAATGGCCGGCTGGGTATTTTCTGTTTTCATAAGTTCTTCTTCTGGTCCCTCAAAACAAAGTTCAGATATGCTAAACCCTAAAGCTTCATCTGCTCTTTCAAAAATTTCTCTTGCCTCTTGGTATTTTTGGTATATTTCTTTGCCCATTCCAGCATATTGGGCACCTTGCCCGGGGTAAATAAAAGCTACTTTCATTTTTTCACCTCATTTTATTCAAATTGTCAATTACTTCCTCCGCTTGTTTCATTATGTCCTCTATTATCTCTTTTACAGGTTTAATATCATTTATAAGTCCTGCAATTTGACCTGCCATCACAGAACCATATTCTACATCACCGTCTACTACCGCTGCTCTTAATTTTCCTTCCCCTAATTTTTCTAATTGTTCCTTAGGAGCACCCATTTGCTCTAACTTTTCAAATTCTCTTGTCAGTTTGTTTTTTAATGACCTGACTGGATGACCTGTGCTTCTTCCTGTAACAACGGCATCTCTGTCTTTTGCCTTTAAAATATATTCTTTGTAACGAGGATGAGCAGTACATTCAGTAGAGCATACAAACCGAGTTCCCATTTGAATACCTGAAGCTCCTAAGCAAAATGCAGCTGCAAAACCACGTCCATCAGCAATTCCTCCTGCAGCGATGACTGGAATTTTAACAGCATCTACTACTTGAGGTACTAATGCCAAAGTCGTTAGTTCTCCAATATGACCTCCCGATTCTGTTCCTTCAGCAATAACAGCATCCACACCAATGTCCTCCATTCTTTTTGCTAATGCTACTGAAGGCACAACAGGAATAACTTTAATACCCCGTTCTTTAAGTCTTTGTATGTACTTACCTGGATTCCCTGCTCCAGTGGTTATAACTTCTACTTTTTCTTCTAAAATAACCTCCATAACTTCATCAACAAAAGGAGACAAAAGCATTACATTGACGCCAAAAGGTTTATCAGTAAGTTCTCTTGCCTTCCGTATCTGTTCCCTTACAAAACTAGCTGGTGCATTACCTGCTCCTATTATTCCTAAACCTCCTGCATTTGACACGGCAGCAGCTAGTTCTGCAGTTGCGACCCATGCCATTCCACCCTGAAATATTGGATATTTTATATTGAGCATTTCTACTATTTTAGTTTTAAACATATTTTTCACCCCTTACTTGCTCCATCTTATAACACTTGATGCCCAAGTCAAACCTGCACCAAAAGCGACAGTTAGTATGACATCGCCTTTTTTTATCAGTCCTTTTCTATAGGCTTCATCTAAAGCTATAGCAACAGAGGCTGCAGAAGTATTCCCGTATTTATCAAGGTTTATATAAACTTTATCATTGCTAAGTTTTAACCTCTTCCTAGCCGCTTCAATTATTCTTGTGTTTGCTTGGTGAGGTATAAGCATATCTATGTCTTCTGGTTTTAAACAACATCTGTTTAAAGCCTCAATAGTAGCACTATCCATTACTTTTACTGCAAACTTAAATACTTCTTGCCCTTCCATAAAAATAGTATGTAAATTCTTTTTTACAGTCTCTTCGCTGGCCGGCATTCTAGAACCACCTGCTGGCATGTACAAGTGTTTCCCGCCAGTTCCATCAGCTCCTAAATAAGAACTCAATATTCCATATCCGCTTTCAACTCTTCCCACAACTACTGCCCCTGCTCCATCTCCAAAGAGAACACAAGTGTTTCTATCCTTCCAGTTTATTATTTTAGACAAAGTTTCTGCTCCAATAACCAATATTTTGTTATACATACCAGTCTCTACAAATTGCTGAGCGATAGCAAGTCCATATATAAAGCCTGAACATCCGACGGAGATATCAAAAGCAGCAGCGTTGGCTGCACCTAAATTAGCTTGAACTATGCAAGCAGTAGATGGGAAATTCATATCAGGTGTAACAGTTGCGACAATGATCATGTCAATTTCTGAAGGGTCAACTTTAGCATCTTCCAAAGCCTTCTTTGCGGCTTCAGTAGCCAAGTCAGAAGTAGCTTGTGAAGGATCTGCAATGCGCCTTTCTTTAATTCCTGTCCTTGTAGTAATCCATTCATCAGAAGTATCCACCATTTTTTCTAAATCAAAATTAGTAAGAACTTTTTCGGGAACATAACTTCCTGTACCTAAAATTCCTGCAGCAATCTTTTCACACACTTAACTCATCTCCCATTGACTCAATTTCTTCTTTTATGTGATTTAAGACATCATTATCTACAAAATTTTTAGCTTGTTTTATCGCATTAAAAATAGCTTTTGCTTTTGAGTTGCCATGGGCTTTTATGACTGGCTTTTTAATTCCTAAAAGAGGGGCTCCTCCGTATTCAGTGTAATCCATTTTTTTAGTTATTCTTTTTAATCCACCCATTATCAAAAGAGCACCCAGTTTAGTAAAAATATTTCGGGTCAACTCTTCCTTTAAAAGTTGAGAAATCACAGAAGCAATTCCTTCCATAGACTTTAGTATCGCATTTCCCACAAATCCATCGCAGACTACAACTTCACAGACGCCGTAAGGGATATCTCTTCCTTCCACATTCCCAATAAAATTTAGTTTTGATTTTTTAAGTTCTTCAAAAGCCTTTTTTACTACTTCATTTCCTTTTTCCTCTTCTGCTCCTATATTAAAAAGCCCTACTCTTGGTCTTTCTATCTCAAACATTTTTTGAGCATAGACATGTCCCATGACAGCAAATTGCACCAAATTTTGAGCATCACAATTAGTATTAGAACCTGCATCTAATAACACGGTAGCCCCATTTAAAGTAGGAAGTATTGGAGCCAAAGCTGGTCTGTCAATTCCCTTAATGCGCCCTAAAGTAAGCAATGCTCCTGCCATTAGAGCTCCTGTATTGCCAGCTGACAAAAAAGCATCCACTTCTTCCTTTTTAAGAAGTTCTAAACCTACTATCATTGAAGAATCTTTTTTCTTTCTAACAGCCGTAACAGGTGCTTCATCATTTTCAATAACTTCTGAAGCATAAACAAGCTTAAGCCTTTTCTCCTTTCTTTGGAGGCCGCGTAAAACTTCTTCTTTCCCAATAAGGACAATTTCTATATCTTGAAAATGCTTTAGTGCCTCTAAGCTGCCTTTAATTATCTCCTCTGGAGCATGGTCACCACCCATAGCATCAATTGCTAACCTCAACAGTGTCACTCCTTTTTTTTAGAAAATCCTCATCAATGGCCACTAAAATGAACTTTCCTCTGAATACTTCCTTATCCTTAACTTTTATCTTAACCCAAACAAAATACTTGTTTCCTCTTTGACGTATCACTTCGGCTTTCGCGACAAGTCTATCTCCTACTTTAACAGGAAACTTGTACTTTATGTTTGCAACTCCAATTAAAGCAGCAGAGGCATCAATAACAGACATAGCTAAAGACTCAGCCTGAGAATAAATGTATTGCCCTTTCACAATTTTTGTCTTGACAAAAACCATATCCTCTGTAGGCTCAAAAATCGAAATACCCCTTTTACCTAATTCTAAGTCTATTAATTCTCCAACTACTTCAGTGCCTGTAATAGTTCTCACTTTTTGATAATTTTCTTCTGCAACACTTTTTATACGCTCTCTAACTTCAGGGATTCCTAATTCCATCCTGTCAAGTCTTATAGTTTGTACACTTACTCCAAACATTTCTGCTAACTCGTCATCAGTATAAAAGGGGTTAGTATTTATTTTTTCTTTTAAAAGTCTTTGCCTTTCTACTTTACTCATTCGCACAGCCATATTACCAGCTCCAGATATTAGTTGTTTTTATGACCTACCCAAAATTATAAATTATTTTTTTTGTAAAATCAACTAAAAAAAGTAGTAATAGGTCTTTTCCTATTACTACTTTTTTTGACTCTTACTCTTCTACTTTTATTACCTCTCTATCTTTGTAATAGCCGCAGTTTGGACATACTCTATGAGGTAGTTTAGGCTCATGACATCTTGGACACAAAACGTAAGCCGGTGCAGCTATTTTATAACTATTATTCCTTCTGGTATCTCTTCTAGCCTTTGATGTCCTCCTCTTTGGAACTGGCATCTTAACACCTCCTACATCTATTGCAGTAGTTTAGAAAGGACGGTAAGCCGCGGATCAATATCTTCCCGCTTGCAGCTACAGGTTTGATGGTTTAAATTAGTACCGCAAACAGGACACAAGCCTTTGCAATCTTCTTTGCACAAAAATTTCATTGGCAATGACAATATCACAAAATGAACTACAAAAGTAGTTAAATCAAAATTTTCGTAAAAACTATCATCTACTTCTTCGTCTACTGACTCCTCTACATATTCCCGTAATTTAAGGTCTAAATTATAAATAAACTCATCCAAACATCTGTCGCAGACAGCATTTATACTACCTGTAATATCAAGTTCTGCCAAAAGCCCTTCTTTTTGCGCGGTAATAGTACCTTTTACATGTAGAGGAGTTACAATTTTGTATTCTTCCCCTTTAAATTCAATGTTCTCTATGTCCTCTACATAGTCTATATTTATGCTGCGGCCAAGCTGTCCTTTGATTTTTAATAGATCGATTTTCATTTTTCTTCACACACCTTAAAATAATTGACATCACCTATTATACTAACCCCACAACCCGTTGTCAAGATTATCTACTTTAAACCTTTTACCAATTTTTCAGTATCTTTAGCAATCATATATTCTTCATTTGTAGGAATAACCATAACTTTAACTTTTGAATCTTCTGTAGATATAATTTCCTCTTTTCCTCTTACCTTATTCTTCTCTTTGTCCAGTTTAAAGCCTAAAAACTCTAGATCCTCTAAAATAAACTCTCTCATTTCTGGTCCATTTTCTCCAACTCCAGCAGTAAACACAATTACATCAACCCCACCCATAGCAGCTGTATAAGAACCTATTGTCTTTTTCACCCTATAAGCGAAAACTTTTAATGCCAACATAGCCCTTTTATGCCCTTCTTTAAAAGCTGCATTTTCTATATCTCTAAAGTCATTACTTATTCCTGAAATTCCGTATACACCTGATTTCTTATTAAGTATATCTATAACCTGTTCTGCAGTCAATCCTTCTTTTTCCATTAAGAAAGTTATAATTGAAGGATCAACATTTCCGGACCTTGTACCCATAGCCAGCCCTTCTAATGGAGTAAATCCCATACTTGTATCTATCGACTTACCGCCTTTAACCGCAGCAATACTAGACCCATTCCCTAAATGGCAAGTAATAATTTTTAACTCTTCAATAGGCCTCTTTAATATTTCAGCAGCTCTTAAAGATACATATTTATGAGAAGTCCCATGGAATCCATATCTTCTTATTCTATATTTTTCGTAGTATTCATAAGGAATGGGATAAATATACGCATAATCTGGCATTGTTTGATGGAAAGCCGTATCAAAAACTGCTACCATTGGCACCCCTGGCATTATCTGCCGACAAGCTTTTATTCCCTCAATATTAGCAGGATTGTGCAAAGGTGCAAGGTCAATACATGCTTCTAATTTTTTGATTACCTCATCGTCAATCAATACGGAATCAGTAAAAAACTCTCCCCCGTGCACAACTCTATGTCCTACTGCATCTATTTCTTTCATATCTTTTAATATTCCGATTTCTTTATCTACTAAAGCCTCTAAAACAATTTGTATAGCTTCTTTATGATTTTTCATATCTTTTTGTATTTTTATTTTATCTTTGCCCTCTACTTGATGAGTTAAAAGAGAATCATTGATACCTATCCTTTCCGCCAATCCTTTCGCTAGCACTTTCCCATTATCCATATCTAACAATTGATACTTTAATGACGAGCTTCCACAGTTCATGACTAAAATTTTCATAATCGCTGCCTCCTCAAAGTTATTTTTGCACCCCTTGAGCTTGTACACAAGTTATTGCTATAACATTAACAATATCTTCTACACTACAACCTCTTGACAAGTCATT contains:
- the fabK gene encoding enoyl-[acyl-carrier-protein] reductase FabK, yielding MFKTKIVEMLNIKYPIFQGGMAWVATAELAAAVSNAGGLGIIGAGNAPASFVREQIRKARELTDKPFGVNVMLLSPFVDEVMEVILEEKVEVITTGAGNPGKYIQRLKERGIKVIPVVPSVALAKRMEDIGVDAVIAEGTESGGHIGELTTLALVPQVVDAVKIPVIAAGGIADGRGFAAAFCLGASGIQMGTRFVCSTECTAHPRYKEYILKAKDRDAVVTGRSTGHPVRSLKNKLTREFEKLEQMGAPKEQLEKLGEGKLRAAVVDGDVEYGSVMAGQIAGLINDIKPVKEIIEDIMKQAEEVIDNLNKMR
- the acpP gene encoding acyl carrier protein, with the protein product MIFEKVRDIIAEQLGIDPEEITMESSFIDDLGADSLDIVELIMALEEEFDIEIPDEDAEKIKTVGDVVEYLSNLE
- the fabD gene encoding ACP S-malonyltransferase, coding for MKVAFIYPGQGAQYAGMGKEIYQKYQEAREIFERADEALGFSISELCFEGPEEELMKTENTQPAILTVSVALTKVLQKRGIKAEVTAGLSLGEYSSLVLAEALDFEDAVRLVKNRGKYMQEVVPQGVGTMAAILGLENEVVEEICRTVSQVGIVEPANYNCPGQLVISGEVKAVEKAVELAKEKGAKRAVVLAVSAPFHCSMLKKAGELLERDLEKIEIKDLKIPVVSNVTADYASKDQVKDLLIKQVSHPVLWEQSVKRMIEDGVDTFVEIGPGKTLTGFVKKIDKTKNAYNFEDEESLLKTLSALGV
- the fabG gene encoding 3-oxoacyl-[acyl-carrier-protein] reductase produces the protein METERKTAFITGGSRGIGRAIALRLAKDGFNIVVNYSKSDKSAEEVVKEAKEYGVEAMAVKCDVSKYDEVEKAIDKIVEEFGSIDVVVNNAGITKDNLILKMDESEWDQVIDVNLKGTFNVIKFASKYMIKKRKGKIINITSVVGIMGNAGQANYAASKAGVIGLTKSVAKELANRGITVNAVAPGFIETDMTSVLKDEIKENMLKSIPLKRAGKPEDVAELVAFLASPASDYITGQVINVDGGMVM
- a CDS encoding YceD family protein, which codes for MKIDLLKIKGQLGRSINIDYVEDIENIEFKGEEYKIVTPLHVKGTITAQKEGLLAELDITGSINAVCDRCLDEFIYNLDLKLREYVEESVDEEVDDSFYENFDLTTFVVHFVILSLPMKFLCKEDCKGLCPVCGTNLNHQTCSCKREDIDPRLTVLSKLLQ
- a CDS encoding beta-ketoacyl-ACP synthase III, translated to MCEKIAAGILGTGSYVPEKVLTNFDLEKMVDTSDEWITTRTGIKERRIADPSQATSDLATEAAKKALEDAKVDPSEIDMIIVATVTPDMNFPSTACIVQANLGAANAAAFDISVGCSGFIYGLAIAQQFVETGMYNKILVIGAETLSKIINWKDRNTCVLFGDGAGAVVVGRVESGYGILSSYLGADGTGGKHLYMPAGGSRMPASEETVKKNLHTIFMEGQEVFKFAVKVMDSATIEALNRCCLKPEDIDMLIPHQANTRIIEAARKRLKLSNDKVYINLDKYGNTSAASVAIALDEAYRKGLIKKGDVILTVAFGAGLTWASSVIRWSK
- the plsX gene encoding phosphate acyltransferase PlsX, whose amino-acid sequence is MRLAIDAMGGDHAPEEIIKGSLEALKHFQDIEIVLIGKEEVLRGLQRKEKRLKLVYASEVIENDEAPVTAVRKKKDSSMIVGLELLKKEEVDAFLSAGNTGALMAGALLTLGRIKGIDRPALAPILPTLNGATVLLDAGSNTNCDAQNLVQFAVMGHVYAQKMFEIERPRVGLFNIGAEEEKGNEVVKKAFEELKKSKLNFIGNVEGRDIPYGVCEVVVCDGFVGNAILKSMEGIASVISQLLKEELTRNIFTKLGALLIMGGLKRITKKMDYTEYGGAPLLGIKKPVIKAHGNSKAKAIFNAIKQAKNFVDNDVLNHIKEEIESMGDELSV
- the rnc gene encoding ribonuclease III, with protein sequence MGHYFLKNFKRGMEVKRENLSELEKRINYSFKDKNLLIEALTHSSWAHEGKNSKISNERLEFLGDSVLSLVISEYLYKNRKDLEEGSLSKYRAEIVCEPSLARCAREIELGNFLRIGKGEELTGGRERDSILADAMEAILAAVYLDGGLEVVRNVILELFKNIIEEVLEGLIYRDYKTKLQEVVQSMEIGKIIYELIEEMGPDHNKTFVTQVRIGDVILGKGYGKSKKEAEQAAAMEALIKLGILK
- the rpmF gene encoding 50S ribosomal protein L32, producing MPVPKRRTSKARRDTRRNNSYKIAAPAYVLCPRCHEPKLPHRVCPNCGYYKDREVIKVEE
- the fapR gene encoding transcription factor FapR — encoded protein: MAVRMSKVERQRLLKEKINTNPFYTDDELAEMFGVSVQTIRLDRMELGIPEVRERIKSVAEENYQKVRTITGTEVVGELIDLELGKRGISIFEPTEDMVFVKTKIVKGQYIYSQAESLAMSVIDASAALIGVANIKYKFPVKVGDRLVAKAEVIRQRGNKYFVWVKIKVKDKEVFRGKFILVAIDEDFLKKRSDTVEVSN
- the fabF gene encoding beta-ketoacyl-ACP synthase II, which codes for MNRVVVTGVGVITPLGNTVEKFWNSLINGESGIDTVTKFDVSEFPTKVAAEVKDFEPTLYIDKKEARRMDRFIQFAVASAKLALEDSQIDLSKVDLNRFGVIYGTGIGGIETFENQMKIMYEKGPGKVSPFFIPMMIANMAAGQIAITFGLKGINETIVNACASSTNAIGEAFKAIQRGDAELIVTGGTEAAITPMSFAGFCAMKAMSTNEDPKKASRPFDLNRDGFVMGEGSASLILESLEHAQKRGAKIYAEIIGYGATDDAYHITAPAPEGEGAARAMEAALKDGKVSFDMIDYINAHGTSTEYNDKFETMAIKKVFKDHAYKLYVSSIKSMLGHLLGAAGAVEAVATVLTIKNGIIPPTINYETPDPECDLNYVPNEAIEKEVNYAISNSLGFGGHNGTLLFKKF
- a CDS encoding acetate kinase, yielding MKILVMNCGSSSLKYQLLDMDNGKVLAKGLAERIGINDSLLTHQVEGKDKIKIQKDMKNHKEAIQIVLEALVDKEIGILKDMKEIDAVGHRVVHGGEFFTDSVLIDDEVIKKLEACIDLAPLHNPANIEGIKACRQIMPGVPMVAVFDTAFHQTMPDYAYIYPIPYEYYEKYRIRRYGFHGTSHKYVSLRAAEILKRPIEELKIITCHLGNGSSIAAVKGGKSIDTSMGFTPLEGLAMGTRSGNVDPSIITFLMEKEGLTAEQVIDILNKKSGVYGISGISNDFRDIENAAFKEGHKRAMLALKVFAYRVKKTIGSYTAAMGGVDVIVFTAGVGENGPEMREFILEDLEFLGFKLDKEKNKVRGKEEIISTEDSKVKVMVIPTNEEYMIAKDTEKLVKGLK